Proteins encoded by one window of Brienomyrus brachyistius isolate T26 chromosome 1, BBRACH_0.4, whole genome shotgun sequence:
- the ankrd29 gene encoding ankyrin repeat domain-containing protein 29 isoform X2: MSFKKETPLANAVFWAARKGNLALLQLLLNSGRVDADCKDSYGTTALMVASYSGHYDCAKELIMQGADINLQREDGGTALSAACQHGRSSVVETLLRNGAGMHDQLNDGATPLFLAAQEGHLTVIRQLLSSGAKVNHPREDGTTPLWMAAQMGHSEVVKVLLLRGAERDADRKDGSTALFKAAFKGHNSVVEELLKFSPSLGLLKNGSTALHAAVMAGNLRAVVLLLRANADPTLPNMNKELPADLTKNERILRLLRTRMVDGGC, translated from the exons ATGTCTTTCAAG AAGGAAACCCCACTGGCCAACGCAGTGTTCTGGGCGGCGAGGAAGGGGAACCTGGCATTGCTGCAGCTCCTGCTGAACAGTGGGCGGGTGGACGCCGACTGCAAAGACAGT TATGGCACCACTGCTCTGATGGTTGCCTCCTACAGTGGCCACTACGACTGTGCGAAAGAGCTGATCATGCAAGGGGCTGATATCAACTTACAAAGAGAG GATGGCGGCACAGCACTGTCAGCTGCATGCCAACACGGGCGATCCAGTGTGGTGGAGACACTGCTGAGGAACGGCGCTGGCATGCACGACCAGCTGAAT GATGGAGCCACACCCCTTTTCCTCGCTGCCCAGGAAGGTCACTTGACGGTCATACGCCAGCTGCTGTCCTCGGGGGCCAAAGTGAACCACCCGCGAGAG GATGGTACAACCCCACTCTGGATGGCTGCCCAGATGGGGCACAGCGAGGTAGTGAAGGTGCTTCTCCTGCGGGGGGCAGAACGTGATGCAGATCGAAAA GACGGCTCCACGGCCCTGTTCAAAGCAGCCTTTAAAGGACACAATAGCGTGGTTGAGGAGCTCCTCAAGTTCTCTCCTTCGCTCGGCCTGCTCAAG AACGGGTCGACGGCGCTCCATGCCGCAGTCATGGCTGGAAACTTGCGGGCCGTGGTGCTTCTCCTGCGCGCCAATGCCGACCCCACTTTACCAAACATG AACAAGGAGCTGCCAGCAGACCTGACGAAAAATGAGCGCATCCTGAGATTACTGCGAACTCGGATGGTTGATGGGGGTTGTTGA
- the ankrd29 gene encoding ankyrin repeat domain-containing protein 29 isoform X1 — MSFKKETPLANAVFWAARKGNLALLQLLLNSGRVDADCKDSYGTTALMVASYSGHYDCAKELIMQGADINLQRESGATALFLASQQGHNDIVKLLFEFGASTEFKTKDGGTALSAACQHGRSSVVETLLRNGAGMHDQLNDGATPLFLAAQEGHLTVIRQLLSSGAKVNHPREDGTTPLWMAAQMGHSEVVKVLLLRGAERDADRKDGSTALFKAAFKGHNSVVEELLKFSPSLGLLKNGSTALHAAVMAGNLRAVVLLLRANADPTLPNMNKELPADLTKNERILRLLRTRMVDGGC; from the exons ATGTCTTTCAAG AAGGAAACCCCACTGGCCAACGCAGTGTTCTGGGCGGCGAGGAAGGGGAACCTGGCATTGCTGCAGCTCCTGCTGAACAGTGGGCGGGTGGACGCCGACTGCAAAGACAGT TATGGCACCACTGCTCTGATGGTTGCCTCCTACAGTGGCCACTACGACTGTGCGAAAGAGCTGATCATGCAAGGGGCTGATATCAACTTACAAAGAGAG TCGGGCGCCACGGCTCTGTTCTTGGCCTCGCAGCAGGGCCACAACGACATTGTGAAGCTTCTCTTTGAGTTTGGGGCCTCCACCGAATTCAAAACCAAG GATGGCGGCACAGCACTGTCAGCTGCATGCCAACACGGGCGATCCAGTGTGGTGGAGACACTGCTGAGGAACGGCGCTGGCATGCACGACCAGCTGAAT GATGGAGCCACACCCCTTTTCCTCGCTGCCCAGGAAGGTCACTTGACGGTCATACGCCAGCTGCTGTCCTCGGGGGCCAAAGTGAACCACCCGCGAGAG GATGGTACAACCCCACTCTGGATGGCTGCCCAGATGGGGCACAGCGAGGTAGTGAAGGTGCTTCTCCTGCGGGGGGCAGAACGTGATGCAGATCGAAAA GACGGCTCCACGGCCCTGTTCAAAGCAGCCTTTAAAGGACACAATAGCGTGGTTGAGGAGCTCCTCAAGTTCTCTCCTTCGCTCGGCCTGCTCAAG AACGGGTCGACGGCGCTCCATGCCGCAGTCATGGCTGGAAACTTGCGGGCCGTGGTGCTTCTCCTGCGCGCCAATGCCGACCCCACTTTACCAAACATG AACAAGGAGCTGCCAGCAGACCTGACGAAAAATGAGCGCATCCTGAGATTACTGCGAACTCGGATGGTTGATGGGGGTTGTTGA
- the ankrd29 gene encoding ankyrin repeat domain-containing protein 29 isoform X3 yields MVASYSGHYDCAKELIMQGADINLQRESGATALFLASQQGHNDIVKLLFEFGASTEFKTKDGGTALSAACQHGRSSVVETLLRNGAGMHDQLNDGATPLFLAAQEGHLTVIRQLLSSGAKVNHPREDGTTPLWMAAQMGHSEVVKVLLLRGAERDADRKDGSTALFKAAFKGHNSVVEELLKFSPSLGLLKNGSTALHAAVMAGNLRAVVLLLRANADPTLPNMNKELPADLTKNERILRLLRTRMVDGGC; encoded by the exons ATGGTTGCCTCCTACAGTGGCCACTACGACTGTGCGAAAGAGCTGATCATGCAAGGGGCTGATATCAACTTACAAAGAGAG TCGGGCGCCACGGCTCTGTTCTTGGCCTCGCAGCAGGGCCACAACGACATTGTGAAGCTTCTCTTTGAGTTTGGGGCCTCCACCGAATTCAAAACCAAG GATGGCGGCACAGCACTGTCAGCTGCATGCCAACACGGGCGATCCAGTGTGGTGGAGACACTGCTGAGGAACGGCGCTGGCATGCACGACCAGCTGAAT GATGGAGCCACACCCCTTTTCCTCGCTGCCCAGGAAGGTCACTTGACGGTCATACGCCAGCTGCTGTCCTCGGGGGCCAAAGTGAACCACCCGCGAGAG GATGGTACAACCCCACTCTGGATGGCTGCCCAGATGGGGCACAGCGAGGTAGTGAAGGTGCTTCTCCTGCGGGGGGCAGAACGTGATGCAGATCGAAAA GACGGCTCCACGGCCCTGTTCAAAGCAGCCTTTAAAGGACACAATAGCGTGGTTGAGGAGCTCCTCAAGTTCTCTCCTTCGCTCGGCCTGCTCAAG AACGGGTCGACGGCGCTCCATGCCGCAGTCATGGCTGGAAACTTGCGGGCCGTGGTGCTTCTCCTGCGCGCCAATGCCGACCCCACTTTACCAAACATG AACAAGGAGCTGCCAGCAGACCTGACGAAAAATGAGCGCATCCTGAGATTACTGCGAACTCGGATGGTTGATGGGGGTTGTTGA
- the LOC125742230 gene encoding vacuolar protein sorting-associated protein 4B-like has translation MAATKNLQKAIELASKAADEDKAKNYEEALRLYQHAVQYFLHVIQYETAGEKAKQCVRAKCQEYLDRAEQLKTFLKKKEGIPNAGKQASSNQADDKGNKSDQVEDPEKKKLKAQLQGAIVMERPNVKWNDVAGLEGAKEALKEAVILPIKFPHLFTGKRTPWRGILLFGPPGTGKSYLAKAVATEANNSTFFSISSSDLVSKWLGESEKLVKNLFSLARENKPSIIFIDEIDSLCGSRSETESEAARRIKTEFLVQMQGVGNNNEGILVLGATNIPWTLDSAIRRRFEKRIYIPLPEEHARSAMFKLHLGSTPNSLTEADFSALGQKTEGYSGADISIVVRDALMQPVRKVQSATHFKKVRGAPWNNPNEVVDDLLTPCLPSDLNAVAMTWMEVPGEKLLEPVVDMTDMLRSLSNTKPTVNEQDLEKLKKFTEDFGQEG, from the exons ATGGCTGCGACCAAAAATCTACAG AAAGCTATAGAGTTGGCGAGTAAGGCAGCAGATGAGGACAAAGCCAAAAACTACGAGGAGGCGCTGCGCTTGTACCAGCATGCCGTGCAGTACTTCCTTCATGTGATCCAAT ATGAGACAGCTGGTGAGAAGGCCAAGCAGTGCGTGAGGGCCAAGTGTCAGGAGTACCTGGACAGGGCGGAGCAGCTGAAGACGTTCCTGAAGAAGAAGGAGGGCATTCCAAATGCAGGCAAACAAGCAAGCAGCAACCAGGCAGATGACAAAGG AAACAAGAGCGATCAGGTTGAAGATCCAGAGAAGAAGAAGCTGAAGGCCCAGCTGCAGG GAGCCATCGTCATGGAGAGGCCAAACGTCAAGTGGAACGACGTCGCCGGTTTGGAAGGAGCCAAAGAAGCACTGAAGGAGGCCGTCATCCTGCCCATTAAATTTCCACACCTATTCACAG GGAAGCGAACACCATGGCGTGGTATCCTGCTTTTTGGGCCTCCCGGGACAGGGAAGTCGTACCTGGCTAAAGCTGTGGCCACGGAGGCTAACAACTCCACCTTCTTCTCTATCTCGTCATCGGACCTGGTGTCCAAGTGGCTTGGGGAGAGTGAAAA GCTGGTGAAGAACCTCTTCAGCCTGGCACGGGAGAACAAGCCGTCCATCATCTTCATTGATGAGATCGACTCGCTGTGCGGCTCACGCAGTGAGACTGAAAGCGAGGCAGCCCGGCGCATCAAGACTGAGTTCCTGGTCCAGATGCAGG GTGTTGGGAACAACAATGAAGGAATTCTTGTCCTGGGAGCCACGAACATTCCCTGGACGCTGGACTCCGCCATCAGGAGACG GTTCGAGAAGCGCATCTACATCCCGCTGCCTGAGGAGCACGCCCGCTCCGCCATGTTTAAGCTGCACCTAGGCTCCACCCCCAACAGCCTTACGGAGGCCGATTTCTCGGCCTTGGGCCAGAAAACAGAAGGCTACTCCGGGGCGGACATCAGTATTGTGGTGAGGGATGCGCTCATGCAGCCAGTACGGAAGGTGCAGTCCGCCACGCACTTCAAGAAG GTACGTGGGGCGCCATGGAACAACCCAAACGAAGTGGTGGATGACCTTTTGACCCCCTGTTTGCCAAGTGACCTCAACGCCGTAGCAATGACGTGGATGGAGGTCCctggagagaagctgctggagccAGTGGTCGACATG ACGGACATGTTGAGGTCCCTCTCAAACACCAAGCCCACGGTGAACGAGCAGGACCTCGAGAAGCTGAAGAAATTCACAGAGGACTTTGGCCAGGAGGGCTGA